A DNA window from Camelina sativa cultivar DH55 chromosome 13, Cs, whole genome shotgun sequence contains the following coding sequences:
- the LOC104735489 gene encoding proteasome assembly chaperone 3 isoform X2: protein MESLDTNFPVRHRKISFESKGNKTEIVICSYEDHILVIATQIGALGTILHARKEQGMSVEPTFSVSVIFGKRDEPMLTATARRLIEHISSVVPSKPLVLSLGLKDHSAETLKEIVTTVIENRIW from the exons ATGGAAAGCTTAGACACTAATTTTCCTGTGCGCCATAGAAAGATCTCCTTTGAAAGTAag GGAAACAAGACAGAGATTGTGATCTGCAGCTATGAAGATCATATCCTT gtCATAGCAACACAGATTGGAGCCTTGGGAACTATATTGCACGCAAG GAAGGAACAAGGGATGTCTGTTGAACCAACATTTAGTGTTTCAGTGATATTCGGAAAGCGAGatgag CCAATGCTGACAGCAACTGCTCGAAGACTCATTGAACACataag TTCTGTTGTTCCCTCGAAGCCTCTGGTTCTTTCACTGGGTCTCAAAGATCATTCTGCG GAGACGTTGAAGGAAATAGTTACGACTGTGATTGAGAATCGCATTTGGTAA
- the LOC104735489 gene encoding proteasome assembly chaperone 3 isoform X1, with protein MESLDTNFPVRHRKISFESKGNKTEIVICSYEDHILVIATQIGALGTILHARKEQGMSVEPTFSVSVIFGKRDEPMLTATARRLIEHIRWNTRKCSSKSHSDAISFELFSSVVPSKPLVLSLGLKDHSAETLKEIVTTVIENRIW; from the exons ATGGAAAGCTTAGACACTAATTTTCCTGTGCGCCATAGAAAGATCTCCTTTGAAAGTAag GGAAACAAGACAGAGATTGTGATCTGCAGCTATGAAGATCATATCCTT gtCATAGCAACACAGATTGGAGCCTTGGGAACTATATTGCACGCAAG GAAGGAACAAGGGATGTCTGTTGAACCAACATTTAGTGTTTCAGTGATATTCGGAAAGCGAGatgag CCAATGCTGACAGCAACTGCTCGAAGACTCATTGAACACataag ATGGAACACTAGAAAGTGCTCATCAAAATCTCATAGTGATGCAATCTCTTTTGAACTCTTCAGTTCTGTTGTTCCCTCGAAGCCTCTGGTTCTTTCACTGGGTCTCAAAGATCATTCTGCG GAGACGTTGAAGGAAATAGTTACGACTGTGATTGAGAATCGCATTTGGTAA
- the LOC109124808 gene encoding serine/threonine-protein kinase BLUS1-like has protein sequence MESVSEKKFPLNAKDYKLCEEIGDGVSATVHRALCIPLNVVVAIKVLDLEKCNNDLDGIRREVQTMSLINHPNVLQAHCSFTTGHQLWVVMPYMAGGSCLHIIKSSYQDGFEEPVIATLLRETLKALVYLHAHGHIHRDVKAGNILLDSNGAVKLADFGVSACMFDTGDRQRSRNTFVGTPCWMAPEVMQQLHGYDFKADVWSFGITALELAHGHAPFSKYPPMKVLLMTLQNAPPGLDYERDKRFSKAFKEMVGTCLVKDPKKRPTSEKLLKHPFFKQARPADYLVKTILNGLPPLGDRYRQIKSKEADLLMQNKAEYEAHLSQQEYIRGISAWNFNLEDLKTQAALISDDDSSHAEEPDFNRKQCERQEESVLSPERASSSATAPSQDDELNDIHDLDSSFASFPIKPLQALKGCFDINEDEDNATTPDWKEANLVNSGQQLVTKASIGSLANTTSEEDTAAQNTSLPRHVFPEQKKFLSGSIIPESTFSPKRITNDADREFQQRRYQTERSYSGSLYRTKRDSLDETTEVPHVEHKGRFKVTSADLSPKGPTNSTLTPFGGGSSSPSSLNATSASILPSVQSILQQNAMQREEILRLIKYVEQTSAKQPGSPETSVDELLQTPPATPRERELQSQVMLLQQSFSSLTEELKRQKQRNGQLENQLNALTHRND, from the exons ATGGAGTCGGTTTCAGAGAAAAAGTTTCCTCTCAATGCAAAAGATTACAAGTTATGTGAAGAAATTGGAGATGGTGTCAGTGCGACTGTGCACCGAGCTTTGTGTATACCTCTTAATGTGGTTGTTGCTATCAAGGTTCTTGATCTGGAAAAGTGCAACAACGATCTG GATGGGATCCGGAGAGAAGTGCAAACAATGAGTCTGATCAACCATCCAAATGTGTTGCAAGCTCATTGCTCATTTACCACTGGACATCAGCTTTGGGTTGTGATGCCTTACATGGCTGGAGGATCCTGTCTCCATATAATAAAGTCTTCGTATCAAGATGGATTTGAGGAACCTGTTATCGCTACTTTACTTCGTGAGACTCTGAAAGCTCTTGTATATCTTCATGCTCATGGGCATATTCATAGGGATGTGAAG GCTGGAAACATTTTATTGGACTCCAATGGTGCCGTTAAGTTAGCAGACTTTGGAGTATCAGCTTGCATGTTTGATACAGGAGATAGACAACGTTCCAGAAATACATTTGTTGGGACTCCGTGCTG GATGGCTCCTGAAGTCATGCAGCAACTACATGGATATGATTTCAA AGCAGATGTATGGTCATTTGGAATAACGGCACTTGAACTGGCACATGGCCATGCCCCTTTTTCCAAGTATCCGCCAATGAAG GTGTTGCTGATGACCTTACAAAATGCACCTCCTGGACTTGACTACGAGAGAGACAAAAGATTCTCAAAA GCCTTCAAGGAAATGGTGGGTACATGCCTGGTGAAGGACCCAAAGAAGCGTCCAACTTcagaaaaacttttaaaacaccCTTTTTTCAAACAAGCACGTCCGGCAGATTACCTGGTTAAAACAATTCTAAATGGTCTTCCTCCATTAGGTGATCGCTATAGACAAATAAAG TCAAAGGAAGCTGATCTCCTAATGCAAAACAAAGCTGAATATGAAGCGCACTTATCACAG CAAGAATATATAAGGGGAATAAGCGCTTGGAATTTTAATCTCGAGGACCTAAAAACTCAAGCTGCCCTT ATCTCGGATGATGATAGTTCACATGCTGAAGAGCCCGACTTCAACCGAAAGCAATGTGAAAGACAGGAAGAATCTGTACTTTCCCCAGAAAGGGCTAGCAGCTCAGCAACAGCTCCTAGTCAGGAT GACGAACTGAACGATATTCATGATCTAGATAGTTCTTTCGCCTCATTTCCAATAAAGCCTCTTCAAGCACTCAA AGGCTGCTTTGATATCAACGAGGACGAGGATAACGCAACTACTCCTGATTGGAAAGAAGCAAATCTAGTAAATTCTGGACAACAGCTTGTAACTAAGGCTTCCATAGGATCTCTGGCCAATACCACGAGTGAAGAGGACACTGCAGCGCAAAACACTTCATTACCACGTCATGTCTTTCCCGAACAGAAAAAGTTTTTGAGCGGTTCAATTATACCAGAGAGTACCTTTTCTCCAAAAAGAATCACAAATGATGCTGACAG GGAGTTTCAACAGCGTAGATATCAAACAGAACGGAGCTACAGTGGATCATTGTATCGCACAAAGAGAGATTCCT TGGACGAGACGACAGAAGTCCCGCATGTGGAACACAAGGGACGGTTTAAGGTCACATCAGCAGATCTGAGTCCTAAG GGACCGACAAACTCTACACTCACACCATTTGGTGGAGGTTCAAGCAGCCCGAGCTCCCTCAATGCTACGTCGGCATCAATCCTCCCATCAGTTCAGTCGATTTTGCAGCAAAACGCCATGCAACGG GAAGAGATTTTGAGACTAATCAAATACGTGGAGCAAACCTCTG CCAAGCAACCTGGATCACCTGAGACAAGCGTCGATGAGCTATTGCAG ACACCTCCTGCAACGCCACGAGAGAGAGAACTCCAGTCCCAAGTCATGTTACTACAACAAAG CTTTTCGAGCCTAACAGAAGAATTAAAGAGACAAAAGCAGAGAAATGGGCAG TTGGAGAATCAGTTGAACGCATTAACACACAGAAATGATTGA